From Algoriphagus sp. NG3, the proteins below share one genomic window:
- a CDS encoding thioesterase family protein — MKYIEDEILVNIRFSEVDSLGIVWHGNYLKFFEDGRENLGLKYGMSYQDLYENRLILPIVDTQMKFKSVLKFGHVARLVTRLQYTQAAKVIYHYTVYNETTCKLAAIGETTQVFVNEEMELQLNTPPVFEKWKSEQVWLEK, encoded by the coding sequence GTGAAATATATAGAAGACGAGATTCTGGTCAATATCCGGTTTTCAGAGGTAGATTCCTTGGGGATCGTTTGGCATGGAAATTACCTGAAATTTTTTGAGGACGGCAGAGAGAATCTTGGTCTTAAATACGGGATGTCCTATCAGGATCTCTACGAAAATAGGCTGATCTTGCCTATAGTGGACACCCAGATGAAGTTCAAATCCGTGCTGAAATTTGGCCACGTGGCGCGGTTGGTGACCAGACTTCAATACACCCAGGCAGCAAAGGTTATCTATCATTATACCGTGTATAATGAGACTACTTGCAAACTAGCTGCAATAGGTGAGACCACACAGGTGTTTGTGAATGAAGAGATGGAACTTCAGCTGAATACTCCCCCGGTTTTCGAAAAATGGAAGTCTGAGCAAGTATGGCTGGAAAAATAG
- a CDS encoding beta-ketoacyl synthase N-terminal-like domain-containing protein yields MAGKIEVFLGGENIISPLGWGIQEAFSNAQQGKSGLQALEQPFTGVSRLFAAKFEANCFSTDSPITELAEECWRGSWEELYLTNQLEERWLFVLSTTKGDVAQLKLGDLSRANPHALMKNIQIGLPFSSEGIVISCACISGISAVIYAADKIATGQVDHAMVVGVDMLSEFTTKGFESFFALDSEQCKPFDANRKGLNLGEAAASLVLSRDRDIFKTRPIKYLSGATSNDANHISGPSRTGEGLFRAMEKALKFSGKQRKDVSFISAHGTGTPFNDSMEAEAFSRAGLEDAYVNSFKGYFGHTLGASGLVEIAMTLQSLRQQVLLKTLGCEIPEEKSGINILTENTGLDVQVAMKTASGFGGCNAAVLIEKM; encoded by the coding sequence ATGGCTGGAAAAATAGAGGTTTTTTTAGGCGGTGAAAATATCATCTCTCCATTAGGCTGGGGCATTCAAGAAGCATTTTCCAATGCCCAACAGGGTAAGTCAGGGCTTCAAGCCTTAGAACAGCCTTTTACTGGTGTCTCAAGACTTTTTGCAGCCAAATTTGAAGCGAATTGCTTTTCTACCGATTCCCCTATCACGGAGCTGGCAGAGGAATGTTGGAGAGGGAGTTGGGAGGAATTATACCTTACAAATCAGCTTGAAGAGCGCTGGTTATTTGTTTTAAGCACCACCAAGGGTGATGTGGCACAGTTGAAGTTGGGGGATTTATCCCGGGCAAATCCGCATGCGCTGATGAAAAATATCCAAATAGGATTGCCTTTTTCCAGTGAGGGAATAGTTATTTCCTGTGCATGTATTTCGGGCATATCCGCTGTAATCTATGCCGCGGATAAAATAGCCACAGGTCAGGTAGATCATGCTATGGTTGTGGGAGTGGATATGTTGAGTGAATTTACCACCAAGGGTTTTGAATCATTTTTTGCCTTGGATAGTGAGCAGTGTAAACCTTTTGATGCCAACAGAAAGGGCCTAAATCTGGGTGAGGCAGCTGCCAGCCTGGTGCTTTCAAGGGATCGGGATATTTTCAAAACACGGCCTATAAAGTACCTATCGGGAGCCACGAGCAATGATGCAAATCATATTTCCGGGCCATCCCGTACAGGCGAAGGGCTTTTTAGAGCTATGGAAAAGGCCCTGAAGTTTAGTGGGAAGCAAAGGAAGGATGTTAGTTTTATTTCGGCGCATGGCACAGGCACTCCATTCAACGATTCGATGGAAGCGGAAGCTTTCTCCCGCGCAGGATTGGAAGATGCATACGTAAACAGCTTCAAAGGGTATTTTGGCCACACCCTAGGGGCAAGTGGACTGGTGGAGATAGCCATGACCCTTCAGAGTCTAAGACAGCAAGTGCTGTTAAAAACCCTTGGTTGTGAGATTCCGGAGGAGAAATCGGGAATTAATATTCTGACGGAAAATACTGGATTGGATGTACAGGTTGCAATGAAGACAGCTTCTGGTTTCGGAGGTTGTAATGCAGCAGTTTTGATTGAAAAAATGTAA
- a CDS encoding polysaccharide deacetylase family protein, with amino-acid sequence MTKMHVVMIAVAIVALAILLTPVSNFYLLALVLGIFLFFGAMSLRIGAQFFLNSILTTSEGNVLLSFDDGPDPVNTPLILDILKKHNVTSVFFLIGKKVKGNEVLVRRIHEEGHLLGSHSFSHAPTMGFWNREKTTADIGDGHAELLKIIPQAGNLYRPPFGVTNPAIAYAIRKCGLQSVGWTVRSFDTIRKEPSEMLNRLKRSIKGSDIVLMHDTQPHTISILDPLILELKKRKLTLKAELN; translated from the coding sequence ATGACTAAAATGCATGTAGTCATGATTGCTGTAGCTATAGTAGCTTTAGCTATTTTGCTTACCCCTGTATCCAATTTTTATTTGTTGGCCTTGGTGCTGGGAATCTTTTTGTTTTTCGGAGCAATGTCACTCAGGATTGGAGCTCAGTTTTTTCTGAACTCTATACTCACCACAAGTGAAGGTAATGTCTTGCTTAGTTTTGATGATGGGCCTGATCCGGTGAATACTCCCTTGATTCTGGATATTCTGAAAAAGCACAACGTAACATCAGTGTTTTTTCTAATTGGTAAAAAAGTTAAGGGAAATGAGGTTCTCGTCAGGAGAATACATGAAGAAGGTCATTTACTGGGGAGTCATTCGTTTAGCCATGCTCCCACTATGGGCTTTTGGAACAGAGAAAAAACAACAGCCGATATAGGGGATGGGCATGCTGAACTGCTGAAAATCATCCCTCAAGCGGGAAATCTGTACAGGCCTCCCTTCGGAGTGACTAATCCCGCAATAGCTTACGCAATCAGAAAGTGTGGATTGCAATCTGTGGGTTGGACTGTAAGGAGTTTTGACACCATACGTAAGGAGCCTTCAGAAATGCTAAATAGACTTAAGCGCAGCATAAAGGGATCGGATATTGTACTGATGCACGATACCCAGCCACACACCATTTCGATCTTAGACCCACTGATCTTGGAACTGAAAAAAAGAAAATTGACTTTGAAAGCTGAATTGAATTAA
- a CDS encoding beta-ketoacyl-[acyl-carrier-protein] synthase family protein, with amino-acid sequence MTAVNITGLGVVSALGKGAQHHSDQLRSGVVGIRQHQIDQIVLYAGRVSYSNRQLSALCEVPFSEYISRTAWLGLLAAKEALGNLASDSKIPAAFINGSTVGGMDLSEQYFKAVSRGELGDTGLFQMHDLGANTDFIASNLVHFDYVNTLSTACSSAANAIMQGAQLISSGEYHRVLVGGTDALCNFTIEGFKALMVYDPELCQPFDINRRGLNLGEGAAYLLLESDKGMKESGNSCIAKLSGWANRNDAFHNTGTSPEGIGAQKAMRAALEIARLSVADIDYINAHGTGTPTNDSSELAAMESVFGGQLPDFSSTKGATGHTLAASGAIEAVISISSILENCAFGTVGISHPMTSSKALLTRPKSKEIRHVMSNSFGFGGNSTSLIFSKNR; translated from the coding sequence TTGACAGCAGTAAATATTACAGGACTAGGAGTGGTAAGTGCATTGGGTAAAGGCGCACAGCACCACAGCGACCAACTCAGATCAGGGGTGGTGGGCATCCGCCAGCACCAAATAGATCAGATAGTCCTGTATGCAGGGAGAGTAAGTTATTCCAATCGCCAATTATCGGCTTTGTGTGAAGTGCCATTTTCGGAATATATATCCAGAACTGCCTGGCTTGGGCTATTGGCTGCGAAGGAAGCTCTGGGCAACTTAGCTTCTGATTCTAAAATCCCAGCAGCTTTCATCAATGGCAGCACAGTAGGGGGTATGGATCTGAGCGAGCAGTATTTCAAAGCTGTAAGTAGAGGAGAGCTGGGGGATACTGGACTTTTTCAGATGCACGATCTCGGTGCAAATACCGATTTTATAGCCAGTAATTTAGTGCATTTTGACTATGTCAATACCTTGTCTACAGCCTGTTCTTCTGCGGCGAATGCAATTATGCAAGGGGCTCAGCTCATCAGTTCAGGAGAATACCATCGGGTCTTGGTAGGAGGTACTGATGCCTTGTGCAATTTTACAATCGAGGGATTTAAGGCACTCATGGTGTATGATCCCGAATTGTGCCAGCCATTTGATATCAACCGGCGCGGATTGAATCTGGGAGAGGGTGCAGCATACCTGCTTTTGGAAAGCGACAAAGGGATGAAGGAAAGTGGTAATTCCTGTATCGCAAAACTATCAGGATGGGCAAACCGGAATGATGCTTTTCATAATACAGGAACTTCCCCTGAGGGAATAGGCGCTCAGAAAGCCATGCGTGCAGCGCTAGAGATAGCCCGGCTTTCTGTCGCAGATATAGATTATATCAATGCTCACGGCACAGGAACCCCAACGAATGATTCTTCAGAACTGGCTGCTATGGAATCGGTTTTCGGGGGGCAGCTTCCGGACTTTAGCTCTACCAAAGGTGCGACAGGCCATACATTGGCTGCTTCAGGTGCTATAGAAGCCGTGATTTCAATTAGTAGCATACTAGAAAACTGTGCCTTTGGTACCGTTGGTATAAGTCATCCCATGACTAGTTCTAAAGCACTACTGACAAGGCCAAAATCCAAAGAAATACGCCATGTGATGTCAAATTCCTTTGGTTTTGGAGGGAATTCCACCTCATTGATTTTCTCCAAAAATAGATGA
- a CDS encoding DUF2062 domain-containing protein, producing the protein MEKKVCIIIPTYNNAGTLRKVISEVLSVGTYLLVVNDGSTDDTGSILKEYPGLDYLSFSANQGKGMALRAGFERAEALGFDYAITLDSDGQHEPDNILDLLAELEHLEEETVLMGSRNMAQDGIPKKSSFGNSFSNFWFWVDTGIKLSDTQTGFRAYPLTAITRKKWFTRKFEFEIEVIVRLAWEGIPVKEVPIRVNYPEDRVSHFRPFTDFARISVLNTVLFIMALVYYAPKRLFFTKGDRNIFTLIRREFLRHQDDPVHMAGSVGLGLFFGVFPIWGFQMIAAFFVASLLKLNRVLVLTFSNISLPPMIPVIILASYFFGSFFVREKVLIPDFAEITMETIYLQLHQYLVGAVILSGVLGIVGFCFTYLLMKIRGK; encoded by the coding sequence ATGGAGAAGAAAGTCTGTATTATCATCCCCACCTACAACAATGCCGGTACACTCAGGAAAGTGATTTCAGAGGTGTTATCAGTGGGCACCTATTTGCTGGTAGTCAATGATGGCTCTACGGATGATACGGGGAGTATCCTTAAGGAATATCCAGGGTTGGATTACCTCAGTTTTTCCGCAAATCAAGGAAAGGGAATGGCTTTAAGGGCAGGCTTTGAGCGGGCAGAGGCTCTTGGTTTTGATTATGCGATCACATTGGATTCGGATGGGCAGCATGAGCCGGATAATATCTTGGACCTATTGGCTGAGCTTGAGCATCTGGAAGAGGAAACTGTGCTGATGGGCTCCAGGAATATGGCTCAGGATGGTATTCCCAAGAAAAGTAGTTTTGGGAACAGCTTCAGCAATTTTTGGTTTTGGGTGGATACAGGAATCAAGCTTTCTGATACTCAAACGGGGTTCAGGGCATACCCATTGACAGCTATTACGAGAAAGAAGTGGTTTACCCGAAAGTTTGAATTTGAAATAGAGGTAATCGTGCGGTTGGCATGGGAGGGCATCCCCGTAAAGGAAGTGCCTATCCGTGTGAATTATCCGGAAGATCGGGTCAGCCATTTCAGACCCTTTACTGATTTTGCCAGGATATCTGTTTTAAATACTGTTTTGTTTATAATGGCCTTGGTTTACTATGCGCCCAAGCGCTTGTTTTTCACCAAGGGAGACCGGAATATTTTCACCCTGATCCGAAGGGAGTTTCTGAGGCATCAGGATGATCCTGTGCATATGGCTGGTTCGGTTGGCTTGGGCTTGTTTTTTGGGGTTTTTCCTATTTGGGGATTTCAGATGATAGCAGCATTTTTTGTAGCGAGTTTGTTGAAGCTGAACCGGGTATTGGTGCTTACCTTTTCCAATATTAGTTTGCCACCGATGATTCCGGTGATCATTCTCGCAAGTTACTTTTTTGGGAGCTTCTTCGTGAGAGAAAAAGTGCTGATTCCAGACTTTGCTGAGATCACGATGGAGACGATTTATCTCCAACTCCACCAATACCTGGTGGGAGCTGTGATTTTATCGGGTGTGCTCGGGATAGTTGGTTTTTGTTTTACTTATTTGCTCATGAAGATTAGGGGGAAGTGA
- a CDS encoding helix-turn-helix domain-containing protein: MGIILAVVTLQALTSGLLIYLNKRFKGEDLYLSILFGVIFIHLVYKGALLVFFEDREIFEKLHGCFSLLYGPLLYFYSRSIFSKPISYRLFLAHGIPFFTGLGLNVMMLVFLFIETDFQKIMEFYHQLTQWLVFMSFTAYGLYCFYTLTSIRGSWALKQKVLVSKIIAGSFLFLSLLILIGFASKIFGFTISINMRYIYFLMMLGMFFSVLQIRMRLLLSKENKNAEESQLAIIPQSKYKNSKIKEEELEEVMVRIRAFFASNKPYLDQDYSLDQLANDTGFPKLKITQALNLHLGQNFYQFINTARIEESKLLLQNPTEENLTLVGYEAGFKSKSTFYKYFKEATGSSPNDYKKSFQVVS; this comes from the coding sequence ATGGGTATAATACTCGCTGTTGTCACTTTGCAAGCGCTCACCAGCGGTTTGTTGATTTATCTCAACAAGCGCTTTAAAGGGGAAGATCTTTATCTGAGCATATTGTTTGGGGTTATCTTTATTCATTTGGTATATAAGGGTGCGTTGCTTGTTTTTTTTGAGGATAGGGAAATATTCGAAAAATTGCATGGCTGTTTTTCCTTGCTCTATGGCCCACTGCTTTATTTTTATAGCCGTTCTATTTTTAGTAAACCTATCAGTTATCGGTTGTTTCTAGCCCATGGTATCCCGTTTTTCACAGGATTGGGACTGAATGTCATGATGCTGGTTTTTCTTTTTATAGAGACAGACTTCCAGAAGATAATGGAGTTTTATCATCAATTGACCCAGTGGCTGGTGTTTATGTCTTTCACCGCTTATGGTTTGTATTGTTTTTATACGTTGACTTCCATCAGAGGTTCTTGGGCTCTGAAGCAAAAGGTGTTGGTTTCCAAGATAATAGCCGGAAGTTTTTTGTTCCTTTCTCTCCTGATTTTGATAGGCTTTGCATCTAAGATCTTTGGCTTTACTATCAGTATAAATATGCGTTATATCTATTTCTTGATGATGTTGGGAATGTTTTTTTCGGTATTACAGATCAGAATGCGCTTGTTGTTGTCCAAGGAAAATAAAAATGCCGAGGAAAGCCAATTGGCTATAATCCCACAATCGAAATATAAAAACTCAAAAATCAAGGAAGAGGAACTGGAAGAGGTGATGGTACGGATACGGGCATTTTTTGCAAGTAACAAACCTTATCTGGATCAGGACTATAGCCTAGATCAACTGGCGAATGATACTGGATTTCCCAAGCTCAAAATCACCCAGGCATTGAACTTACATCTGGGACAGAATTTTTATCAATTCATCAATACAGCCCGGATTGAAGAGTCCAAACTTTTGCTTCAAAACCCAACGGAAGAGAATCTTACACTGGTAGGATATGAAGCGGGTTTTAAATCAAAATCCACATTTTACAAGTATTTCAAAGAGGCCACAGGCTCAAGTCCAAACGACTATAAAAAGTCGTTTCAAGTGGTGAGCTGA
- a CDS encoding hydroxymyristoyl-ACP dehydratase, whose amino-acid sequence MKQSVLDQTLDISIHLQGESESVLVVKIQAVSPVFEGHFPSNPILPGVIMVEAVRVSLARLFQKEFQLKTALNIKFLAVLNPLEYQEVQLTIQHSEEGEGMKVDANLTSGNTVFFKMKGIYQRI is encoded by the coding sequence ATGAAGCAATCCGTACTAGATCAAACCCTCGATATTTCCATCCATTTACAAGGAGAATCAGAGTCTGTTTTGGTGGTGAAAATCCAGGCGGTAAGTCCTGTGTTTGAAGGGCATTTTCCAAGCAATCCTATTCTGCCAGGGGTCATCATGGTGGAGGCGGTGAGGGTTTCTTTGGCCAGACTTTTTCAAAAAGAGTTTCAGCTTAAGACAGCGTTGAACATCAAATTTCTTGCTGTGCTTAACCCTTTGGAGTATCAGGAAGTACAACTGACTATTCAGCATTCTGAGGAGGGTGAAGGTATGAAAGTCGATGCAAATCTCACTAGCGGAAATACTGTTTTCTTTAAAATGAAAGGTATATACCAGAGGATTTGA
- a CDS encoding outer membrane lipoprotein carrier protein LolA, whose product MRLTISILLVFVLSIAAFGQQAGADFAIRLQNHYGSVNSITADFTQLKQSALFDAPLISKGLFYFESPDKIRWEQQEPSASYFVITKDQVIQYDGESVKKSSGLNMQMSIFRQFIMSTIDGSILSDKAFDKEYQSTNGKMYITLMPLDKRMAKRLQKIELKFDEKSLLLDQLKMFENADDFTEITFTDQKVNAEIPPAIFQ is encoded by the coding sequence ATGCGCTTGACTATCTCTATTCTATTGGTTTTTGTACTTTCTATTGCTGCTTTTGGGCAGCAGGCGGGGGCTGATTTTGCTATCAGACTTCAGAATCATTACGGATCTGTAAATTCGATCACAGCTGATTTCACACAACTGAAACAAAGTGCGCTTTTTGATGCCCCTTTGATTTCAAAAGGCCTTTTTTACTTTGAAAGCCCAGACAAAATCCGCTGGGAGCAGCAGGAGCCATCTGCATCTTACTTTGTAATCACTAAGGATCAGGTAATACAGTATGACGGTGAGTCAGTGAAGAAGTCTTCAGGACTGAACATGCAGATGAGTATTTTTCGGCAATTTATAATGAGTACCATTGATGGGTCTATTCTAAGTGATAAGGCATTCGATAAGGAATATCAGTCTACAAATGGCAAGATGTACATCACATTGATGCCTTTAGATAAGCGCATGGCTAAGCGACTGCAAAAAATCGAGTTGAAATTTGACGAAAAATCCCTGCTTCTAGATCAGCTGAAAATGTTTGAGAACGCAGATGATTTTACAGAAATCACTTTTACCGATCAGAAAGTAAATGCTGAAATACCACCTGCAATTTTTCAATAG
- a CDS encoding phosphopantetheine-binding protein: MSLQEEIKIQLIEQLNLEDLTPGDITDDQPLFGDAGIGLDSIDALEIIVMLDNHFGVVLDSPEQGREVFKSVNSLANFIEKSRA; this comes from the coding sequence ATGAGTTTACAGGAAGAAATAAAAATTCAGCTGATAGAGCAGTTAAATCTGGAAGATTTGACTCCGGGGGATATTACTGATGACCAACCGCTTTTCGGCGATGCCGGTATCGGTCTGGATTCTATAGATGCCTTGGAGATTATCGTAATGTTGGACAACCACTTTGGGGTGGTGCTGGATAGTCCGGAACAAGGTAGGGAAGTCTTCAAATCGGTAAATTCACTCGCAAACTTTATAGAAAAAAGCCGGGCTTGA
- a CDS encoding 3-oxoacyl-ACP synthase, with protein sequence MAVNIITSCIIENGSVTVNGSELFSSGSSDSAMFLKETFKELQLSYPKFYKMDKLCQLAFVGTEFLLKAVEEEFGDDEVALCFFCGQSSLDTDFRHQQLINEGANVSPAIFVYTLPNIMMGEIAIRNKWYGENLLILTPEFDFESWAIEAEVLIASGKANYCLGGWVDVFQENYKLQLYLAEATGSRM encoded by the coding sequence ATGGCGGTAAACATAATCACTTCCTGTATTATTGAAAATGGTTCGGTAACTGTTAACGGTTCTGAGCTGTTTTCCAGCGGAAGCAGTGATTCTGCCATGTTTCTTAAGGAAACCTTTAAGGAATTGCAGCTTTCCTATCCCAAGTTTTACAAGATGGATAAGTTGTGCCAACTGGCATTTGTAGGTACTGAGTTTCTTTTGAAAGCAGTGGAGGAGGAATTCGGGGATGATGAAGTTGCCCTGTGTTTTTTCTGTGGGCAGTCGAGTCTTGATACCGACTTTCGGCATCAGCAGTTGATCAATGAGGGAGCTAATGTAAGCCCGGCTATCTTTGTGTATACGCTACCGAATATTATGATGGGAGAAATAGCCATCAGAAATAAATGGTACGGGGAAAATCTGCTTATTTTAACGCCTGAATTTGATTTTGAAAGCTGGGCGATTGAAGCAGAAGTATTAATCGCCAGCGGCAAAGCTAACTATTGTCTGGGGGGATGGGTAGATGTATTTCAGGAAAACTATAAGCTTCAGCTTTATTTGGCCGAGGCTACCGGAAGTAGGATGTAA
- a CDS encoding beta-ketoacyl synthase chain length factor yields the protein MNRLYIHQAISISAQGFWEGFSVPDLREYLVAFKAADADYKAVIPATSLRRMSKITKMALLCGLTVSGNSTLDWDAIIVGTGLGNLADTEKFLLNSFSQTGLVSPTAFTQSSHNTLSGQLALQLKNHGYNMTHVQRSLSFENALKDAALQCKLGSKNILLGAADEHIPLLDSLAQDMGYSDEEISGFGEGASFFHLSEVRSTGVFVQDISVQSSEVKPLDVLDEFLRKNQVDKDVCLIITTNDKLHGITMQQRSVPNLAGKYMTSSGLGMHLGCFYLAKKECRHVVIVNNSSTRGLGLILLAYD from the coding sequence ATGAATAGACTATATATCCACCAAGCAATTTCCATATCAGCCCAAGGTTTTTGGGAGGGATTTTCTGTGCCGGATTTGAGAGAGTATTTAGTAGCTTTCAAAGCTGCTGATGCTGACTACAAAGCTGTGATCCCGGCCACATCACTCCGAAGAATGTCTAAAATTACCAAGATGGCGCTGCTTTGTGGTTTGACTGTTTCAGGAAATTCAACGCTTGATTGGGATGCAATTATTGTGGGGACTGGACTTGGCAATTTGGCCGATACAGAGAAGTTTCTGCTGAACAGTTTTTCCCAAACTGGATTGGTTTCTCCTACTGCTTTTACCCAGTCCAGCCATAATACCCTCTCAGGGCAACTTGCTTTGCAGCTGAAAAACCATGGCTATAATATGACGCATGTGCAGCGAAGCCTTTCTTTTGAAAATGCGCTGAAAGATGCAGCTCTTCAGTGCAAGCTTGGTTCTAAGAATATTCTACTTGGTGCTGCAGATGAGCACATTCCCTTGCTTGATAGTTTGGCTCAGGATATGGGCTATTCAGATGAGGAGATTTCGGGATTTGGTGAAGGAGCTTCCTTTTTTCACTTAAGTGAAGTAAGGTCTACTGGTGTTTTTGTTCAAGATATTTCGGTGCAATCATCGGAAGTAAAGCCTTTGGATGTTTTGGATGAGTTTCTTCGCAAAAATCAGGTGGACAAGGATGTCTGCTTGATTATTACTACAAACGATAAGCTTCATGGAATCACTATGCAGCAGAGATCAGTCCCAAACCTGGCAGGAAAATACATGACTTCATCAGGACTGGGGATGCATTTGGGATGTTTTTACCTGGCGAAGAAAGAATGCAGACATGTAGTAATCGTTAATAACAGCTCAACCAGAGGGTTGGGCCTAATACTGCTTGCTTATGACTAA